A genomic window from Quercus lobata isolate SW786 chromosome 10, ValleyOak3.0 Primary Assembly, whole genome shotgun sequence includes:
- the LOC115963753 gene encoding diacylglycerol kinase 1, whose translation MDEYRDIEMLLPIWGNKNPTDRFFIISCFIAALVGILTITYTAFQWRRNINLSWTRAIARSKKNPKARHKVPVAPHTWILESVSRGKNLNCCVCLKSMSPSQTLGPMVASDSFIHRCHICGVAAHLSCSSSAHKDCKCISMVGYEHVMHQWAVRWTETTDQPDDTSFCSYCEEQCSGSFLGGSPIWCCLWCQRLVHVDCHSNMSNETGDVCDLGPFKRLILSPLHVKELSSGGFLSSITHGANEFASSVRASIRSQGKKYKNGNESSIDTGNSGTTGDMSTESTADTHQMVNGSNGIEENCNGSMNVEVQHQNGDVDGKLDRKPSFKRSSSMNQKDETQSLRMKQRYEIIDLSPDARPLLVFINKKSGAQRGDSLRQRLNLLLNPVQVFELSSTQGPEVGLFLFRKVPHYRVLVCGGDGTVGWVLNAIDKQNFVSPPPVAILPAGTGNDLARVLSWGGGLGSVERQGGLCTVLHHIEHAAVTILDRWKVAVLNKQGKQLQPHKFMNNYLGVGCDAKVALDIHNLREENPEKFYNQFMNKVLYAREGARNIMDRTFEDFPWQVRVEVDGVDIEVPEDAEGVLVANIGSYMGGVDLWQNEDETYDNFDPQSMHDKVLEVVSISGTWHLGKLQVGLSRARRLAQGQVIKIQLLAELPVQIDGEPWIQPPCTLAISHHGQAFMLKRVAEEPLGHAAAIITDVLENAETNHVINASQKRALQQEMALRLS comes from the exons ATGGATGAGTATAGAGATATTGAGATGTTACTTCCAATTTGGGGCAACAAGAATCCTACAGATAGGTTTTTCATTATATCTTGTTTTATTGCTGCCCTAGTTGGAATTTTGACTATAACCTATACAGCTTTCCAATGGAGGAGAAACATCAATCTAAGTTGGACGAGAGCCATAGCCAGgtcaaagaaaaatccaaagGCAAGACACAAAGTTCCTGTAGCTCCTCATACTTGGATTCTAGAATCTGTGTCTCGcggaaaaaatttaaattgttgtGTGTGCTTGAAGTCCATGTCCCCGTCGCAAACTCTTGGCCCCATGGTGGCTTCCGATAGTTTTATTCACCGTTGTCACATTTGTGGTGTGGCAGCACATCTAAGCTGCTCTTCTAGCGCCCATAAGGATTGCAAATGTATATCCATGGTTGGATATGAGCATGTCATGCACCAATGGGCTGTTCGATGGACAGAGACCACAGATCAACCTGATGACACTTCTTTCTGTAGCTATTGTGAGGAACAATGTAGTGGGTCTTTCCTGGGTGGATCCCCTATATGGTGTTGCTTGTGGTGTCAACGACTGGTACATGTTGATTGCCACAGTAATATGTCTAATGAAACAGGTGATGTTTGTGATTTAGGCCCATTCAAGAGATTGATATTATCACCTCTCCATGTTAAGGAGTTATCCTCAGGTGGATTTTTGAGCTCAATTACTCATGGAGCCAATGAGTTTGCATCTTCAGTTCGTGCAAGTATCCGGAGTCAGGGCAAGAAGTAcaagaatggaaatgaatccTCTATTGACACTGGAAATAGTGGTACTACAGGAGACATGTCCACAGAAAGTACAGCTGATACTCACCAAATGGTTAATGGTTCTAATGGAATAGAGGAAAACTGTAATGGTAGCATGAATGTGGAGGTTCAACATCAAAATGGTGATGTAGACGGTAAACTGGATCGGAAGCCCAGTTTCAAAAGAAGTTCGTCAATGAATCAGAAGGATGAGACTCAGTCATTGAGGATGAAACAGAGATACGAGATAATTGATCTGTCTCCAGATGCAAGGCCCTTGTTAGTTTTCATCAACAAAAAGAGTGGGGCTCAGCGTGGGGATTCACTTAGGCAACGTTTGAATCTACTTTTGAATCCCGTTCAG GTTTTTGAGTTGAGCTCAACACAGGGTCCAGAGGTGGGTCTTTTCTTATTTAGAAAAGTGCCTCACTATAGAGTTCTTGTATGTGGGGGAGATGGCACTGTTGGTTGGGTTTTAAATGCCATAGacaagcaaaattttgtttctcctcCTCCAGTTGCTATTCTTCCTGCTGGGACAGGAAATGATCTTGCCAGGGTCCTATCCTGGGGAGGTGGTTTGGGATCAGTGGAGAGACAAGGAGGCCTTTGCACAGTGTTGCACCACATTGAACATGCTGCAGTTACCATTCTTGACCGGTGGAAGGTGGCAGTGTTAAATAAACAAGGAAAACAACTCCAACCACATAAATTTATGAACAACTATCTTG GAGTTGGGTGCGATGCAAAGGTTGCTCTGGACATTCATAATCTACGAGAAGAGAATCCAGAGAAGTTCTATAATCAG TTTATGAATAAAGTTCTTTACGCTAGAGAGGGTGCCAGGAACATAATGGATAGGACATTTGAAGATTTCCCTTGGCAAGTTCGTGTTGAAGTGGATGGGGTTGACATAGAGGTCCCTGAG GACGCAGAAGGTGTACTTGTTGCAAACATTGGAAGTTACATGGGTGGTGTAGATCTGTGGCAAAATGAGGATGAAACTTATGATAATTTTGATCCACAATCTATGCATGATAAGGTACTTGAGGTTGTGAGCATCTCAGGGACATGGCACCTTGGGAAGCTTCAG GTTGGCCTTTCTCGTGCTCGAAGACTTGCACAAGGGCAAGTGATTAAGATACAGCTCTTAGCTGAATTGCCTGTTCAAATTGATGGGGAGCCTTGGATTCAGCCTCCGTGTACATTGGCAATATCCCATCATGGCCAG